Proteins encoded within one genomic window of Bermanella sp. WJH001:
- a CDS encoding VWA domain-containing protein: protein MTQSFKLITLVCALIFISACTQQKPTTGLYLLLDTSGTYTKELKKAQQIIHYYLAQLEPGDSFAVARIDSGSFSETDIIAKVTFDHRPSRANEQKRIFSATISKFIETVQSSAYTDISGGLLLAKEYLNEIGSDKKYIMIFSDMQEELPKGYKRDFELNLPDYEVIALNVTKLRSDNQDPTQYMQRLKDWQQRVEKSGGKWRMINDLEREESLGL from the coding sequence ATGACGCAATCATTCAAACTCATTACGCTAGTGTGTGCGCTTATTTTTATAAGCGCCTGTACCCAACAAAAACCCACCACAGGTTTGTATTTACTATTAGATACATCTGGCACCTATACTAAAGAGCTGAAAAAAGCCCAGCAAATTATTCACTATTACTTAGCGCAATTGGAGCCAGGCGACAGTTTTGCCGTGGCGCGCATTGATAGTGGTAGTTTTTCTGAAACCGACATCATCGCCAAGGTCACGTTTGATCATCGCCCAAGTCGCGCCAACGAACAAAAACGTATTTTTAGCGCCACTATTTCTAAGTTTATTGAAACCGTGCAAAGCAGTGCTTACACCGACATCAGTGGCGGCCTACTTTTAGCAAAAGAATATTTGAATGAAATTGGCAGTGACAAAAAATACATTATGATTTTTTCTGACATGCAAGAAGAGTTGCCTAAAGGCTACAAACGTGATTTTGAATTAAACCTGCCTGACTATGAAGTCATCGCATTAAACGTCACTAAATTGCGCAGCGACAATCAAGACCCAACTCAATACATGCAGCGCTTAAAAGATTGGCAACAACGGGTTGAAAAAAGCGGCGGGAAATGGCGCATGATTAATGATCTAGAGCGCGAGGAGTCATTAGGGCTTTAA
- the fabR gene encoding HTH-type transcriptional repressor FabR, with amino-acid sequence MSTRAEQKLRTRQSIIDASLELSKDKGFPALSLREVTRRAGIAPATFYRHFVDMEDLGLALVDQVSLILRQIMRQARHRVKVEGSVVSTSIETFMEFVENYPNLIRLLNSDMVSGPKQFRESIARETRRFAEELTDDLSSPEQMKRQPLANIPEVAEMMVMLVFSQGVMSLDMSEEERKNLVRKLNIELRMVLAGSHAVYLKKHGKK; translated from the coding sequence ATGAGCACTCGTGCAGAACAAAAATTAAGAACACGCCAATCGATCATTGATGCCTCTCTTGAGCTAAGTAAAGACAAGGGTTTCCCTGCATTGAGTTTGCGAGAAGTGACGCGACGTGCGGGCATTGCCCCTGCTACGTTTTATCGCCATTTTGTGGACATGGAAGATCTTGGTTTAGCCCTTGTGGACCAAGTGAGTTTGATTTTGCGCCAGATCATGCGACAAGCCCGTCATCGCGTGAAGGTTGAGGGTTCTGTGGTGAGTACTTCAATTGAAACCTTTATGGAATTTGTTGAAAACTACCCCAATTTAATTCGGTTATTGAACTCAGATATGGTGTCTGGCCCTAAGCAGTTTCGTGAGTCTATTGCCCGTGAAACACGTCGTTTTGCAGAAGAGCTAACCGATGACTTAAGCTCGCCAGAGCAAATGAAGCGTCAGCCCTTAGCGAATATTCCAGAAGTGGCTGAAATGATGGTGATGCTGGTGTTCAGCCAAGGTGTTATGTCATTGGATATGAGCGAAGAAGAGCGTAAAAACCTAGTGCGTAAATTAAATATTGAACTGCGCATGGTGCTGGCGGGTAGTCATGCTGTGTATTTGAAAAAACACGGCAAGAAATAA